Proteins from one Microbacterium proteolyticum genomic window:
- a CDS encoding carbohydrate ABC transporter permease, with product MTDRAVAVAAAPRKDAADPATTTAPVRRAAARAVARRATLAGWLLLVPALGFYIGFVIWPLFQGVQYSFYDWNGIGVARWVGFENYLTVFTDPDLLGAIRNAFVLIAFFTFIPVGLGLVLATLIRGIRNKAFAATAQTVLFLPQIIPLAAAGIAWSWMYAQTGAVNQILGWIGFGWITRPWLADYGTALPAVGLIGSWVLTGLCTVLLLTGLGKIDVSLYEAIRLDGAGWWREFFTITLPGLRQEIAVLVTVTVIAALSSFDIIYTSTQGGPGRATLVPGLSIFRIGFTQSDVGLASAFGIVLMVLVLVVVLPIQRLSRASDS from the coding sequence ATGACCGATCGTGCGGTCGCCGTCGCGGCGGCCCCCCGAAAAGACGCCGCCGACCCGGCGACGACGACCGCACCCGTTCGCCGGGCCGCTGCACGCGCAGTGGCCCGGCGGGCGACCCTCGCCGGATGGCTGCTGCTCGTCCCCGCGCTCGGTTTCTACATCGGGTTCGTCATCTGGCCCCTGTTCCAGGGTGTGCAGTACTCGTTCTACGACTGGAACGGCATCGGCGTGGCCCGGTGGGTGGGGTTCGAGAACTACCTCACGGTGTTCACCGACCCCGACCTGCTTGGCGCGATCCGCAACGCCTTCGTGCTCATCGCGTTCTTCACGTTCATCCCGGTGGGGCTCGGACTGGTGCTCGCGACCCTGATCCGCGGCATCCGGAACAAGGCTTTCGCCGCCACCGCTCAGACGGTGCTGTTCCTCCCGCAGATCATCCCGCTGGCCGCCGCCGGTATCGCGTGGTCCTGGATGTACGCGCAGACCGGCGCCGTGAACCAGATCCTCGGATGGATCGGGTTCGGCTGGATCACCCGGCCGTGGCTCGCCGACTACGGCACCGCCCTTCCCGCGGTGGGTCTCATCGGGTCGTGGGTCCTCACGGGACTGTGCACCGTGCTGCTGCTCACCGGGCTCGGCAAGATCGACGTCTCGCTGTACGAGGCGATCCGGCTCGACGGCGCGGGCTGGTGGCGCGAGTTCTTCACCATCACGCTGCCGGGCCTGCGGCAGGAGATCGCGGTGCTCGTGACCGTCACCGTCATCGCCGCCCTGTCGAGCTTCGACATCATCTACACCTCGACGCAGGGCGGCCCCGGGCGGGCGACCCTCGTGCCCGGCCTGTCGATCTTCCGCATCGGCTTCACCCAGAGCGACGTGGGCCTGGCATCCGCCTTCGGCATCGTGCTCATGGTGCTGGTGCTCGTCGTGGTCCTCCCCATCCAACGCCTCTCGAGAGCGAGTGACTCGTGA
- a CDS encoding carbohydrate ABC transporter permease — translation MIASRTERVLGTVLLAVAAIVTLLPLISMFSAALQPADRNPTGLTWPTDPQWGNFATAFETGHVWQLMGSSLVIVLGVVPVSLVAATLAGFALGSLQVRFGRGVLVFFVLGLTIPFEALIIPLYYQAQSMGTVNTPWAVIFPLIGLFMPFGVFWMRAHFINVPRELSEAARVDGASLWREFRSIQLPLAAPALSALAILLFIWTWNQFLLPVVLIADPLQRTVAGALTFFQGQYSLSIPLLNAGALIIITPAVLLFLVFQRQFIRALVQGAVKG, via the coding sequence GTGATCGCCAGCCGCACCGAGCGCGTCCTCGGAACCGTCCTCCTCGCCGTCGCGGCGATCGTGACGCTGCTGCCCCTGATCAGCATGTTCTCGGCGGCGCTGCAGCCCGCCGACCGCAACCCGACCGGGCTCACCTGGCCGACCGACCCGCAGTGGGGCAACTTCGCCACCGCGTTCGAGACCGGACACGTGTGGCAGCTCATGGGCTCGAGCCTCGTGATCGTGCTCGGCGTCGTGCCCGTCAGCCTCGTGGCCGCGACCCTCGCCGGGTTCGCGCTCGGGTCGCTGCAGGTGCGGTTCGGTCGCGGAGTGCTCGTCTTCTTCGTGCTCGGCCTCACGATCCCGTTCGAGGCGCTCATCATCCCGCTGTACTACCAGGCGCAGTCGATGGGCACCGTGAACACCCCGTGGGCCGTGATCTTCCCCCTCATCGGGCTCTTCATGCCGTTCGGCGTGTTCTGGATGCGCGCGCACTTCATCAACGTCCCGCGCGAGCTGTCCGAGGCCGCGCGCGTGGACGGGGCGTCGCTGTGGCGCGAGTTCCGCAGCATCCAGCTGCCGTTGGCGGCGCCGGCGCTCTCGGCGCTCGCGATCCTGCTGTTCATCTGGACCTGGAACCAGTTCCTGCTCCCGGTCGTCCTCATCGCCGACCCGCTGCAGCGCACGGTCGCGGGTGCCCTGACCTTCTTCCAGGGGCAGTACTCGCTCAGCATCCCCCTGCTCAACGCGGGCGCCCTCATCATCATCACGCCGGCCGTCCTGCTCTTCCTCGTCTTCCAGCGCCAGTTCATCCGGGCGCTGGTGCAGGGCGCGGTCAAGGGCTGA
- a CDS encoding glycosyltransferase, translated as MIGWYIHHHGYGHVARFLAVQPHLREKVRAFSSLPRPTGLGDDVEWIVLPHDADAIEYEDGTVFDPGTADPTVRGALHWAPHDHPGHRARLTLLARSAADLRAIVVDVSAEVVAFARLLGLRTLAVTQPGERTDAAHALAYDLADRILAPWAHGAVPPGALTTRTDRVVWTGGISRYDGRTPEGGDAERSVLFLGQVLADDVRRDAEDRLSAAGWRTRAIGHDASSRLDDPWPLLTSHTVVVSAAGQNSVADLAAAGARAVVVAQDRPFDEQRHTACALHRWGLARVAPDDIDAEGIVALVEAAATDDPDWTRWQVTGAAERAAEAIEAMLP; from the coding sequence GTGATCGGCTGGTACATCCATCACCACGGGTACGGGCACGTCGCCCGCTTCCTCGCGGTGCAGCCCCACCTGCGCGAGAAGGTGCGCGCGTTCTCGTCGCTGCCCCGTCCGACCGGACTCGGCGACGACGTCGAATGGATCGTCCTCCCCCACGACGCCGACGCGATCGAGTACGAGGACGGCACGGTGTTCGACCCCGGCACGGCCGACCCCACCGTCCGGGGAGCGCTGCACTGGGCGCCGCACGACCATCCCGGGCACCGCGCACGCCTCACGCTCCTCGCGCGGAGCGCCGCCGACCTCCGGGCGATCGTCGTCGACGTCAGCGCCGAGGTCGTCGCCTTCGCGCGGCTGCTGGGCCTGCGGACGCTCGCGGTGACGCAGCCCGGGGAACGCACCGACGCGGCGCACGCCCTCGCCTACGACCTGGCCGACCGCATCCTCGCCCCGTGGGCGCACGGAGCGGTCCCGCCCGGAGCGCTCACCACCCGGACCGACCGGGTCGTGTGGACGGGCGGGATCTCGCGCTACGACGGACGGACCCCGGAAGGGGGGGATGCCGAGCGATCGGTGCTCTTCCTCGGTCAGGTGCTCGCCGACGACGTGCGCCGCGACGCCGAGGATCGGCTGTCCGCCGCCGGCTGGCGCACGCGCGCGATCGGACACGACGCGTCGTCGCGCCTCGACGACCCCTGGCCGCTTCTGACCTCGCACACCGTCGTGGTCAGCGCGGCCGGGCAGAACAGTGTCGCCGACCTCGCCGCGGCGGGAGCGCGCGCGGTCGTCGTCGCGCAGGACCGCCCCTTCGACGAGCAGCGGCACACCGCGTGCGCGCTGCACCGGTGGGGCCTCGCCCGGGTCGCCCCCGACGACATCGACGCCGAGGGGATCGTGGCGCTCGTCGAGGCCGCGGCGACCGACGACCCCGACTGGACGCGCTGGCAGGTGACCGGCGCCGCCGAGCGCGCCGCCGAGGCCATCGAGGCGATGCTCCCGTGA
- a CDS encoding ABC transporter substrate-binding protein codes for MSTRTPRTRTRRVAPLALAAIAGLTGALLAGCAPGAAAPQTAAATDVSTELTSDPVQLTIADETGFPVTDKLTEEFTKQHPNVTFNITRDTFQNLTANAPKLLASDTPPDLIRLPTLGDTVKDGLVANLDPYFDAYGWDAWPASQLAPLRMSEDGIRGSGSLYQLGLGYSITGIYMNDTLASQLGITAPPQTLAELEADMAKAKAAGILPIMAGDKDGVVNFVVQAAMNQYVDKDQFLSWMFNEPGARYDEPGNVQGAELVRKWADAGYFPSDINAIDYFTFTSRFSAGEGLFTFNGNWEAANYQKALGDNVSFFLVPPAEEGAGHVAMGAANSFSVAAKSKHLNEIVYFLNWVHTDPAARQIIVDVTGASPGGDPSLELPTVQAGSLIENALEMSAQIGAENGQVDFMANTTAGIYAGSIIPESQLLVTSQITGQEFVDRVQKFYESEVG; via the coding sequence ATGTCCACCCGTACCCCGCGCACGCGCACCCGTCGCGTCGCGCCCCTCGCGCTCGCGGCGATCGCCGGGCTCACCGGCGCTCTGCTGGCCGGCTGCGCTCCCGGCGCTGCGGCACCGCAGACCGCCGCCGCCACCGACGTGAGCACCGAACTCACCAGCGACCCGGTCCAGCTGACGATCGCCGACGAGACCGGGTTCCCGGTCACCGACAAGCTGACCGAGGAATTCACCAAGCAGCACCCGAACGTGACGTTCAACATCACCCGCGACACGTTCCAGAACCTCACGGCCAATGCCCCCAAGCTCCTCGCGAGCGACACCCCGCCCGACCTGATCCGCCTCCCCACGCTCGGCGACACGGTCAAGGACGGCCTCGTCGCCAACCTCGACCCGTACTTCGACGCGTACGGATGGGACGCCTGGCCGGCATCGCAGCTCGCGCCGCTGCGCATGAGCGAGGACGGCATCCGCGGCTCGGGCTCGCTGTACCAGCTCGGCCTCGGCTACAGCATCACCGGCATCTACATGAACGACACCCTCGCCTCGCAGCTGGGCATCACCGCCCCGCCGCAGACCCTCGCCGAGCTCGAGGCCGACATGGCCAAGGCGAAGGCCGCCGGCATCCTGCCGATCATGGCCGGCGACAAGGACGGCGTGGTGAACTTCGTGGTCCAGGCCGCGATGAACCAGTACGTCGACAAGGACCAGTTCCTGTCGTGGATGTTCAACGAGCCGGGCGCGCGCTACGACGAGCCGGGCAACGTCCAGGGCGCGGAGCTCGTCCGCAAGTGGGCGGATGCCGGGTACTTCCCGTCCGACATCAACGCGATCGACTACTTCACCTTCACGAGCCGCTTCTCCGCGGGTGAGGGCCTGTTCACCTTCAACGGCAACTGGGAGGCCGCGAACTACCAGAAGGCGCTCGGCGACAACGTCAGCTTCTTCCTGGTGCCGCCGGCCGAAGAGGGCGCCGGTCACGTCGCGATGGGCGCGGCCAACTCGTTCTCGGTCGCGGCGAAGTCGAAGCACCTCAACGAGATCGTGTACTTCCTCAACTGGGTGCACACCGACCCGGCCGCGCGACAGATCATCGTCGACGTCACGGGCGCCTCGCCCGGCGGCGACCCGAGCCTCGAGCTGCCGACCGTCCAGGCCGGCTCGCTGATCGAGAACGCCCTGGAGATGTCGGCGCAGATCGGCGCCGAGAACGGCCAGGTCGACTTCATGGCCAACACCACCGCCGGCATCTACGCGGGCTCGATCATCCCCGAGTCGCAGCTGCTGGTGACCAGCCAGATCACCGGCCAGGAGTTCGTCGACCGCGTGCAGAAGTTCTACGAGAGCGAGGTCGGCTGA
- a CDS encoding glycosyl hydrolase family 32, whose amino-acid sequence MTFTLPDHWVWDFWLARDGDTHHMLFLQAPTSLGDPDLRHRNATVGHATSSDLRSWTVHGTVLEPTGGEAPDATATWTGSIVEAAAGWRMFYTGSRFLEPGRITNVETVLAATSDDLTEWVKDPGVVVAADPRWYETLAAGTWHEEAWRDPWVFADPDGDGWHMLVTARAVDGPGRDRGVVGHAWSPDLVRWEVRPPRSTAGAGFAHLEVPQVVQVEGRWVLVFSCDSAHLAGHREGERGGIWAVALDDPRGPYDVRRATLVAPENLYSGRIAEDADGRPVLLAFENVAADGAFIGTLSDPLPVRWDGDRLIVTEDVR is encoded by the coding sequence ATGACGTTCACGCTGCCCGACCACTGGGTCTGGGACTTCTGGCTCGCCCGCGACGGCGACACCCACCACATGCTCTTCCTGCAGGCGCCGACCAGTCTCGGCGACCCCGACCTGCGCCACCGCAACGCCACGGTGGGGCACGCGACCTCGAGCGATCTGCGCTCGTGGACCGTGCACGGCACGGTGCTCGAGCCCACCGGGGGAGAGGCTCCGGATGCCACGGCCACCTGGACCGGCAGCATCGTCGAGGCGGCGGCGGGGTGGCGCATGTTCTACACCGGGTCGCGGTTCCTGGAGCCGGGGCGCATCACCAACGTCGAGACCGTGCTCGCGGCCACGTCGGACGACCTGACGGAGTGGGTCAAGGACCCCGGCGTCGTGGTGGCCGCCGACCCGCGCTGGTACGAGACGCTCGCGGCCGGCACCTGGCACGAGGAGGCGTGGCGCGACCCGTGGGTGTTCGCGGACCCCGACGGCGACGGCTGGCACATGCTCGTCACCGCCCGCGCCGTCGACGGTCCGGGGCGCGATCGCGGGGTCGTCGGCCACGCGTGGTCGCCCGACCTCGTGCGGTGGGAGGTGCGGCCCCCGCGCAGCACCGCCGGTGCGGGGTTCGCGCACCTCGAGGTGCCGCAGGTCGTGCAGGTCGAGGGTCGCTGGGTGCTCGTGTTCTCGTGCGATTCGGCGCACCTCGCCGGTCACCGGGAGGGCGAGCGCGGTGGCATCTGGGCGGTCGCGCTCGACGATCCGCGGGGCCCCTACGACGTGCGTCGCGCGACGTTGGTCGCCCCCGAGAACCTCTACAGCGGTCGGATCGCCGAGGACGCCGACGGCCGGCCGGTGCTGCTGGCGTTCGAGAACGTGGCCGCCGACGGGGCCTTCATCGGCACACTGTCCGACCCGCTCCCGGTCCGGTGGGACGGCGACCGTCTCATCGTGACGGAGGACGTCCGATGA
- a CDS encoding serine hydrolase domain-containing protein produces the protein MTAVQGSVASGFAPVADAFRAAFESHPGMGGALSVRVDGREVVDLWGGIADSRDGRPWERDTPTVVFSCTKGLMSILAARLVASGRLDYDRPLAELWPEFGTWGKDTVTVGDALAHRAGVSAPRVDVSRAQLLDFDAVSAIIAAQRPLWAPGEGWAYHALTHGWISGEIVRRAGGVGISAAFAEMADAVGGGAWLGMPAEIAASVAHLEVGPTLAAGVAAQAAARDPHGVDWLDRAMTLGGALPPTLVTEHDGFNADDVRAAVIPGAGGISTARALAAMWSATVAETDGVRLLDDATVSAAGALRTSGAPVFDAPAPWPEWGAGMQRDSAARRYLGPGSVGHDGAGGQVAFADLDARVGFAFVTNRMESEDPRATRIVEALREALG, from the coding sequence ATGACCGCGGTGCAGGGCTCCGTGGCATCCGGGTTCGCCCCGGTCGCGGATGCCTTCCGCGCGGCATTCGAGAGCCACCCGGGCATGGGCGGCGCGCTGTCGGTGCGGGTCGACGGGCGCGAGGTCGTCGACCTGTGGGGCGGTATCGCCGACTCGCGCGACGGCCGCCCGTGGGAGCGGGACACCCCGACGGTGGTGTTCTCGTGCACCAAGGGGCTCATGTCGATCCTCGCGGCTCGGCTCGTGGCATCCGGTCGCCTCGACTACGACCGTCCGCTCGCCGAGCTGTGGCCGGAGTTCGGCACGTGGGGCAAAGACACCGTCACCGTCGGCGACGCCCTCGCGCACCGGGCCGGTGTCTCGGCGCCGCGGGTCGACGTCAGCCGCGCCCAACTGCTCGACTTCGACGCCGTCTCGGCGATCATCGCGGCGCAGCGGCCGCTCTGGGCCCCCGGCGAAGGATGGGCGTACCACGCGCTCACGCACGGCTGGATCTCCGGCGAGATCGTGCGGCGCGCCGGGGGAGTCGGGATCTCCGCCGCCTTCGCCGAGATGGCGGACGCGGTCGGCGGCGGGGCATGGCTCGGGATGCCGGCGGAGATCGCGGCATCCGTCGCCCACCTCGAAGTGGGGCCGACCCTCGCCGCGGGCGTCGCCGCACAGGCCGCCGCACGCGACCCGCACGGCGTCGACTGGCTCGACCGCGCGATGACCCTGGGCGGCGCGCTGCCGCCCACGCTCGTCACCGAGCACGACGGCTTCAACGCCGACGACGTCCGCGCCGCGGTGATCCCCGGCGCCGGGGGGATCAGCACCGCCCGCGCGCTCGCCGCGATGTGGTCGGCGACCGTGGCCGAGACCGACGGCGTCCGGCTCCTCGACGACGCGACGGTCAGTGCCGCCGGGGCCCTGCGCACGAGCGGTGCTCCGGTGTTCGACGCTCCGGCGCCGTGGCCGGAGTGGGGCGCCGGGATGCAGCGGGATTCCGCCGCGCGCCGCTACCTCGGACCGGGCAGTGTCGGGCACGACGGCGCCGGCGGACAGGTCGCGTTCGCCGACCTCGACGCCCGCGTGGGCTTCGCGTTCGTGACCAACCGCATGGAGTCCGAGGACCCCCGTGCGACCCGCATCGTCGAAGCGCTGCGGGAGGCGCTGGGCTGA
- a CDS encoding glycosyltransferase family 2 protein, which translates to MKVAVLTVASAARRAHLERQREVLAAVAPEALRAEVFLDATPPDGIRDADVLTRHVPPGPHGLRVGAGRNTAAAAAIAEGAELLVFLDVDCLPGADLVARYTEAAAAHPDALLAGPVTYLASVQRPAVADLPHVTRPHRARPALPPGETRTAEPDEYDLFWSLSFAVTPATWERLGGFHGAYEGYGAEDTDLAWTARASGVPLVWTGGADAYHQWHPVSSPPWRHLDDILRNGSAFHRRWGVWPMGGWLEAFAAAGAIERRGELWVRLPGA; encoded by the coding sequence GTGAAGGTCGCGGTCCTCACGGTCGCCTCCGCGGCCCGCCGGGCCCACCTCGAACGGCAGCGCGAGGTACTCGCCGCGGTGGCCCCCGAGGCCCTCCGCGCGGAGGTCTTCCTCGATGCGACGCCGCCGGACGGCATCCGGGATGCCGACGTCCTGACGCGGCACGTCCCGCCCGGGCCGCACGGACTCCGCGTGGGCGCGGGCCGGAACACCGCGGCCGCCGCCGCGATCGCGGAGGGTGCGGAACTGCTCGTCTTCCTCGACGTGGACTGCCTGCCGGGTGCCGATCTCGTCGCGCGGTACACCGAGGCCGCCGCGGCACATCCCGACGCGCTGCTCGCCGGACCCGTGACCTACCTCGCGAGCGTGCAGCGTCCGGCCGTGGCCGACCTGCCGCATGTGACACGCCCGCACCGGGCGCGCCCCGCGCTTCCCCCGGGCGAGACGCGGACCGCCGAGCCGGACGAGTACGACCTCTTCTGGTCGCTGTCGTTCGCGGTCACCCCGGCGACCTGGGAACGCCTCGGCGGCTTCCACGGCGCGTACGAGGGCTACGGCGCCGAGGACACCGACCTCGCGTGGACGGCGCGGGCCTCCGGCGTTCCCCTCGTGTGGACGGGCGGGGCGGATGCGTACCACCAGTGGCATCCGGTGTCCTCGCCGCCCTGGCGGCACCTCGACGACATCCTCCGCAACGGCTCCGCGTTCCATCGCCGCTGGGGCGTCTGGCCGATGGGCGGGTGGCTGGAGGCGTTCGCCGCCGCCGGCGCGATCGAGCGCCGCGGCGAGCTGTGGGTGCGTCTCCCGGGCGCGTGA